One segment of Physeter macrocephalus isolate SW-GA chromosome 3, ASM283717v5, whole genome shotgun sequence DNA contains the following:
- the PLA2G2C gene encoding putative inactive group IIC secretory phospholipase A2: MAPTHGSFWQFQRMVKHITGPRTFFSNYGYGCYCGLGGIGTPMDDTDSPGSINFQPYEKLKQLSCQPVLTGYQFHVTNGTVIGEGEAVECALGPGVGCLCGLRACECDTQSASKRTCPNFKQFFSSWPCCGRRKLQC, encoded by the exons ATGGCCCCCACCCATGGCAGCTTCTGGCAGTTTCAAAGGATGGTCAAACACATCACAGGGCCGAGGACCTTCTTCTCAAATTATGGATACGGCTGCTACTGCGGGCTCGGGGGCATAGGGACCCCCATGGATGACACTGACAG TCCTGGCTCTATCAACTTCCAGCCGTATGA GAAACTGAAGCAGCTCAGCTGCCAGCCCGTGTTGACCGGCTACCAGTTCCACGTGACCAACGGGACCGTGATC GGGGAGGGTGAAGCAG TCGAATGCGCCCTTGGTCCTGGTGTCGGCTGCCTCTGTGGGCTAAGGGCCTGCGAGTGTGACACGCAATCTGCTTCAAAGAGAACCTGCCCAAACTTCAAGCAGTTCTTCTCCAGCTGGCCCTGCTGTGGCAGGCGCAAACTCCAATGCTAG